In Mobula hypostoma chromosome 10, sMobHyp1.1, whole genome shotgun sequence, a single genomic region encodes these proteins:
- the LOC134352760 gene encoding zinc finger protein 850-like isoform X2 gives MKPYQCPICGKCFKQSGSLIEHQRVHSGEKPFSCPVCGKSFAHFSNFVVHQRIHTGERPFTCSDCGKGFTQSSELKKHQRVHTGEKPFSCSDCGKGFSRSSTLQIHQRVHTGEKPFTCSDCGKGFIELSHLVNHKRVHTGEKPYICSECGKGFAYVSNMFKHQRVHSKERPFTCSECGKGFTQSSHLTTHQRIHTGERPFTCFECGQAFTNSSCLLRHQKIHTGVKPFTCSECGKGFAVSSDLLKHQRIHTKERPFTCSECGKGFTNSSEVLKHQRIHTGEKPFTCSECGRGFALISNMVKHQRVHSGERPFTCSECGKGFTQSSRLVSHQRMHTGERPFICSECGKGFTNSSCLLRHQKIHTGLKPFNCPDCGKGFTCSSDMLKHQRIHTGEKPFICSECGKGFTNSSSLLRHQKIHTGVKPFNCPDCGKGFTSSSDVLKHQRIHTGEKPFTCSECGKGFTQSSHLLKHQRVHTGEKPFTCPDCGKLFAYRSNFVVHLRIHTGEKPFTCSECGKGFTQSSELMKHQRVHTGEKPFSCSECGKEFSRSSALQSHRRVHTGEKPFTCSECGKGFTQLSNLVNHKRVHTGEKPYICSECGKGFTQLSNMFTHQRVHRGERPFTCSECGKGFTQSSHLTTHQRMHTGERPFICSECGKAFTDSRYLLRHQQLHSGVKPFTCSDCGKGFTHSCDLLNHQRIHTEERPFTCSECGKGFTEQHYLTRHQRVHTGEKPYVCTECGKSFTQITNLKSHQRLHTGEKPFICSECGKRFTQMSNLRTHQRVHTGEKPFICSECGKGFTQPSSLLTHQRIHTGEKPFICSECGKGFNKRPYLVTHQRIHTGEKPFKCSVCGKGFNKRPYLETHQRIHTGEKPFICSECGRGFTQRCSLKKHKQVHTREKLFTCSECGKRFIRSSNLVKHQQVHTRDKV, from the exons ATGAAGCCCTATCAGTGCCCCATCTGCGGGAAATGCTTCAAGCAATCGGGCAGCCTGATTGAACACCAGCGGGTTCACAGCGGGGAGAAGCCGTTCTCCTGCCCTGTCTGCGGGAAGAGCTTTGCACACTTCTCCAACTTCGTGGTCCACCAGCGGATCCACaccggagagaggccgttcacctgctctgactgCGGGAAGGGGTTCACCCAGTCATCCGAACTGAAAAAGCACCAGcgggttcacaccggggagaagccgTTCTCTTGCTCGGATTGTGGGAAGGGGTTCAGCCGTTCGTCCACTCTGCAGATCCACCAGCGAGTTCATACCGGGGAGAAGCCGTTTACTTGCTCTGACTGTGGGAAGGGGTTTATTGAATTATCACATTTGGTCAACCACAagagagttcacaccggggagaaaccTTACATCTGCTCTGAGTGTGGGAAAGGGTTCGCATATGTATCCAACATGTTtaaacaccagcgagttcacagcaAGGAGAGGcctttcacctgctctgaatgtgggaagggattcactcagtcatctcacctGACGACccaccagcgaattcacaccggggagaggccgttcacctgctttgAGTGTGGTCAGGCATTCACCAATTCCTCTTGCCTTTTGAGACACCAGAAAATACACACCGGGgtgaagccgttcacctgctctgaatgtgggaagggcttCGCTGTTTCATCTGATCTACTGAAACACCAGCGGATCCACACCAAGGAGAGAcccttcacctgctctgaatgtgggaagggcttCACTAATTCATCTGAAGTGTTAAAGCACCAGCGgattcacaccggggagaaaccgttcacctgctccgagtgTGGCAGAGGGTTTGCACTTATATCCAACATGGTTaagcaccagcgagttcacagcggggagaggccgttcacctgctctgagtgtgggaagggattcacccagTCATCTCGCCTGGTGAGTCACCAGCGAAtgcacaccggggagaggccgttcatctgctccGAGTGTGGTAAAGGTTTCACCAATTCCTCTTGCCTTTTGAGACACCAGAAGATACACACCGGATTGAAGCCGTTCAACTGCCCCGACTGTGGGAAGGGCTTCACTTGCTCATCTGATATGTTAAAGCACCAGCGgattcacaccggggagaaaccGTTCATCTGCTCCGAGTGTGGGAAAGGTTTCACCAATTCCTCGTCCCTTTTGAGACACCAGAAGATACACACCGGTGTGAAGCCGTTCAACTGCCCCGACTGTGGGAAAGGCTTCACCAGTTCATCTGATGTGTTAAAGCACCAGCGGATTCACACAggggagaaaccgttcacctgctccgagtgtgggaaggggttcactcagtcatctcacctGCTGAAAC ACCAGcgggttcacaccggggagaagccaTTTACCTGCCCTGACTGCGGAAAACTGTTCGCCTACCGCTCCAACTTCGTGGTCCACCTGCGGATCCACACCGGAGagaaaccgttcacctgctctgagtgCGGGAAGGGGTTCACCCAGTCATCCGAACTGATGAAGCACCAGcgggttcacaccggggagaagccgTTCTCTTGCTCGGAGTGTGGGAAGGAGTTCAGCCGTTCATCTGCTCTGCAGAGCCACCGGCGAGTTCACACGGGGGAGAAGCCATTTACTtgctctgagtgtgggaaggggtttaCGCAGTTGTCAAATTTGGTCAACCACAAGCGAGTCCACACCGGGGAGAAACCGTACATctgctctgagtgtgggaagggattcactcagttatccaaCATGTttacacaccagcgagttcaccgGGGGGAGAGGcctttcacctgctctgaatgtgggaagggattcactcagtcatctcacctGACGACCCACCAGCGAAtgcacaccggggagaggccgttcatctgctccGAGTGTGGTAAGGCATTCACGGATTCCCGTTACCTGTTGAGACACCAGCAGCTGCACAGCGGGgtgaagccattcacctgctccgacTGTGGGAAGGGCTTCACTCATTCATGTGACCTGCTGAATCACCAGCGGATCCACACTgaggagagaccgttcacctgctccgagtgtgggaagggattcacggAACAACATTACCTGACGAGACACCAGCGTGTTCACACGGGGGAGAAACCGTACGTCTGCACTGAGTGTGGGAAGAGTTTTACTCAGATAACCAACCTGAAGTCTCACCAGcgacttcacactggggagaaaccctTCATCTGCTCAGAGTGTGGGAAACGATTCACTCAGATGTCCAATCTGCgaacacaccagcgagttcacaccggggagaaaccGTTTATctgctctgagtgtgggaagggattcactcagccATCTTCCCTGTTGACTCACCAGCGAATTCATactggggagaaaccgttcatctgctcagagtgtgggaagggatttaataAACGACCTTATCTGGTGACccaccagcgaattcacactggggagaaaccattcaaatgctcagtgtgtgggaagggatttaataAACGACCTTATCTGGAGACCCACCAGCGAATCCACACCGGGGAGAAACCGTTCATCTGCTCGGAGTGTGGCAGGGGATTCACTCAACGATgcagcctgaagaaacacaagcAAGTTCACACCCGGGAGAAGCTGTTCACCTGTTCTGAGTGTGGGAAGAGGTTCATTCGGTCATCTAACCTGGTaaaacaccagcaagttcacactagGGACAAGGTTTGA
- the LOC134352760 gene encoding zinc finger protein 850-like isoform X1, with product MKPYQCPICGKCFKQSGSLIEHQRVHSGEKPFSCPVCGKSFAHFSNFVVHQRIHTGERPFTCSDCGKGFTQSSELKKHQRVHTGEKPFSCSDCGKGFSRSSTLQIHQRVHTGEKPFTCSDCGKGFIELSHLVNHKRVHTGEKPYICSECGKGFAYVSNMFKHQRVHSKERPFTCSECGKGFTQSSHLTTHQRIHTGERPFTCFECGQAFTNSSCLLRHQKIHTGVKPFTCSECGKGFAVSSDLLKHQRIHTKERPFTCSECGKGFTNSSEVLKHQRIHTGEKPFTCSECGRGFALISNMVKHQRVHSGERPFTCSECGKGFTQSSRLVSHQRMHTGERPFICSECGKGFTNSSCLLRHQKIHTGLKPFNCPDCGKGFTCSSDMLKHQRIHTGEKPFICSECGKGFTNSSSLLRHQKIHTGVKPFNCPDCGKGFTSSSDVLKHQRIHTGEKPFTCSDCGKRFKQSSNLITHQRVHTGEKPFTCPDCGKLFAYRSNFVVHLRIHTGEKPFTCSECGKGFTQSSELMKHQRVHTGEKPFSCSECGKEFSRSSALQSHRRVHTGEKPFTCSECGKGFTQLSNLVNHKRVHTGEKPYICSECGKGFTQLSNMFTHQRVHRGERPFTCSECGKGFTQSSHLTTHQRMHTGERPFICSECGKAFTDSRYLLRHQQLHSGVKPFTCSDCGKGFTHSCDLLNHQRIHTEERPFTCSECGKGFTEQHYLTRHQRVHTGEKPYVCTECGKSFTQITNLKSHQRLHTGEKPFICSECGKRFTQMSNLRTHQRVHTGEKPFICSECGKGFTQPSSLLTHQRIHTGEKPFICSECGKGFNKRPYLVTHQRIHTGEKPFKCSVCGKGFNKRPYLETHQRIHTGEKPFICSECGRGFTQRCSLKKHKQVHTREKLFTCSECGKRFIRSSNLVKHQQVHTRDKV from the exons ATGAAGCCCTATCAGTGCCCCATCTGCGGGAAATGCTTCAAGCAATCGGGCAGCCTGATTGAACACCAGCGGGTTCACAGCGGGGAGAAGCCGTTCTCCTGCCCTGTCTGCGGGAAGAGCTTTGCACACTTCTCCAACTTCGTGGTCCACCAGCGGATCCACaccggagagaggccgttcacctgctctgactgCGGGAAGGGGTTCACCCAGTCATCCGAACTGAAAAAGCACCAGcgggttcacaccggggagaagccgTTCTCTTGCTCGGATTGTGGGAAGGGGTTCAGCCGTTCGTCCACTCTGCAGATCCACCAGCGAGTTCATACCGGGGAGAAGCCGTTTACTTGCTCTGACTGTGGGAAGGGGTTTATTGAATTATCACATTTGGTCAACCACAagagagttcacaccggggagaaaccTTACATCTGCTCTGAGTGTGGGAAAGGGTTCGCATATGTATCCAACATGTTtaaacaccagcgagttcacagcaAGGAGAGGcctttcacctgctctgaatgtgggaagggattcactcagtcatctcacctGACGACccaccagcgaattcacaccggggagaggccgttcacctgctttgAGTGTGGTCAGGCATTCACCAATTCCTCTTGCCTTTTGAGACACCAGAAAATACACACCGGGgtgaagccgttcacctgctctgaatgtgggaagggcttCGCTGTTTCATCTGATCTACTGAAACACCAGCGGATCCACACCAAGGAGAGAcccttcacctgctctgaatgtgggaagggcttCACTAATTCATCTGAAGTGTTAAAGCACCAGCGgattcacaccggggagaaaccgttcacctgctccgagtgTGGCAGAGGGTTTGCACTTATATCCAACATGGTTaagcaccagcgagttcacagcggggagaggccgttcacctgctctgagtgtgggaagggattcacccagTCATCTCGCCTGGTGAGTCACCAGCGAAtgcacaccggggagaggccgttcatctgctccGAGTGTGGTAAAGGTTTCACCAATTCCTCTTGCCTTTTGAGACACCAGAAGATACACACCGGATTGAAGCCGTTCAACTGCCCCGACTGTGGGAAGGGCTTCACTTGCTCATCTGATATGTTAAAGCACCAGCGgattcacaccggggagaaaccGTTCATCTGCTCCGAGTGTGGGAAAGGTTTCACCAATTCCTCGTCCCTTTTGAGACACCAGAAGATACACACCGGTGTGAAGCCGTTCAACTGCCCCGACTGTGGGAAAGGCTTCACCAGTTCATCTGATGTGTTAAAGCACCAGCGGATTCACACAggggagaaaccgttcacctgctccga CTGCGGGAAACGCTTCAAGCAATCGAGCAATCTGATCACACACCAGcgggttcacaccggggagaagccaTTTACCTGCCCTGACTGCGGAAAACTGTTCGCCTACCGCTCCAACTTCGTGGTCCACCTGCGGATCCACACCGGAGagaaaccgttcacctgctctgagtgCGGGAAGGGGTTCACCCAGTCATCCGAACTGATGAAGCACCAGcgggttcacaccggggagaagccgTTCTCTTGCTCGGAGTGTGGGAAGGAGTTCAGCCGTTCATCTGCTCTGCAGAGCCACCGGCGAGTTCACACGGGGGAGAAGCCATTTACTtgctctgagtgtgggaaggggtttaCGCAGTTGTCAAATTTGGTCAACCACAAGCGAGTCCACACCGGGGAGAAACCGTACATctgctctgagtgtgggaagggattcactcagttatccaaCATGTttacacaccagcgagttcaccgGGGGGAGAGGcctttcacctgctctgaatgtgggaagggattcactcagtcatctcacctGACGACCCACCAGCGAAtgcacaccggggagaggccgttcatctgctccGAGTGTGGTAAGGCATTCACGGATTCCCGTTACCTGTTGAGACACCAGCAGCTGCACAGCGGGgtgaagccattcacctgctccgacTGTGGGAAGGGCTTCACTCATTCATGTGACCTGCTGAATCACCAGCGGATCCACACTgaggagagaccgttcacctgctccgagtgtgggaagggattcacggAACAACATTACCTGACGAGACACCAGCGTGTTCACACGGGGGAGAAACCGTACGTCTGCACTGAGTGTGGGAAGAGTTTTACTCAGATAACCAACCTGAAGTCTCACCAGcgacttcacactggggagaaaccctTCATCTGCTCAGAGTGTGGGAAACGATTCACTCAGATGTCCAATCTGCgaacacaccagcgagttcacaccggggagaaaccGTTTATctgctctgagtgtgggaagggattcactcagccATCTTCCCTGTTGACTCACCAGCGAATTCATactggggagaaaccgttcatctgctcagagtgtgggaagggatttaataAACGACCTTATCTGGTGACccaccagcgaattcacactggggagaaaccattcaaatgctcagtgtgtgggaagggatttaataAACGACCTTATCTGGAGACCCACCAGCGAATCCACACCGGGGAGAAACCGTTCATCTGCTCGGAGTGTGGCAGGGGATTCACTCAACGATgcagcctgaagaaacacaagcAAGTTCACACCCGGGAGAAGCTGTTCACCTGTTCTGAGTGTGGGAAGAGGTTCATTCGGTCATCTAACCTGGTaaaacaccagcaagttcacactagGGACAAGGTTTGA